The Saliniramus fredricksonii genome segment ATTTCGATGCGGCATTCGCCGCCTTCCTCGGCACCAAGCGTGAAATCTCCGAGGAAGTCGACGATACCGTCCGTACCATCATTTCGGATGTGGTGGCGCGCGGCGATGCGGCTGTGATCGATTATACGCGCCGCTTCGACCGGCTCGATCTCACCCCGCAATCCCTGCGGGTCAGCGACGCGGAAATCGACAAGGCGCGCTCGGCCTGCGATGCGCAGACGCTGGAGGCGCTGGAACTGGCGCATCAGCGCATCGTGCGTTTCCACGAGACCCAAAGACCCGCCGATCAGCGCATGACCGATGATCTCGGCGTCACCATGGGCTGGCGCTGGACGCCGATTGAGGCGGTGGGGCTGTACGTGCCCGGCGGCACGGCGAGCTATCCCTCCTCCGTCCTGATGAACGCCGCGCCGGCGCGGGTGGCGGGGGTCGAGCGCATCGTCATGGTCTCGCCGACGCCGGACGGCGTGATCAATCCGCTCGTCCTCGTCGCGGCGCAGATTGCGGGCGTCGACGAGATCTACCGGATCGGCGGCGCCCAGGCCGTGGCGGCGCTCGCCTACGGGACGCAGACGATCGCCCCGGTGGCCAAGATCGTCGGGCCGGGCAATGCCTATGTCGCTGCCGCCAAGCGCCGGGTCTTCGGCCAGGTCGGGATCGACATGATCGCCGGCCCCTCGGAAGTGCTGATCATGGCCGACGAAACCGCCAATCCGGACTGGGTCGCGATCGACCTCCTCGCCCAGGCCGAGCACGACACCGCCGCGCAATCCATCCTCGTCACCGACGATACAGCCCTCGCCGATGCGGTCTGCAATGCGGTGGAGCGCCATCTCGCCACCATGAAGCGGGCGGAAATCGCGCGGGCGAGCTGGAACGATTACGGCGCGGTGATCCTCGTGCCCGATCTCGCCGGCGCGCTGGCGCTGGTCAACCGGATCGCACCCGAGCATCTCGAGATCGAGACCCGCGATCCCGAGGCGCTGGTGCCCGGCGTGCGCAATGCCGGTTCGATCTTTCTCGGCGCGCATACGCCGGAGGCGATCGGCGATTATGTGGGCGGCCCCAACCATGTCCTGCCGACGGCCCGCTCGGCGCGATTCTCCTCCGGCCTCGGCGTGCTCGATTTCATGAAGCGCTCCTCGATCCTGCACTGCACCCCCGGCGCCCTGCGCGCGCTCGGCCCGGCCGCCATTGCGCTCGGCGAATCGGAGGGGCTGGAAGGGCATGCGCGTTCGGTTGCGGTCAGGCTCAATCTGTGAGGATCATGGCATGAGCGGCGACGGGGGCAGCGAGCAGACGGAGTTCCGCGAGAGCGACCGCCTCGTCGCCCTGACCCTCGACGAGCAATCGATCGGGCGCGGCAGCCCCGACCAGGAACACGAGCGCGCGGTCGCGATCTACGACATCCTCGAATCGAACCATTTCCGCATTCCCGAAACCGATGCGGGGCCGTACTGGCTCAAGCTCGGAATCGTCGAGCGCCGCCTCTCCTTCGAGATCATGACGCAGGACGGCGCGCCGGTGATGACGCATCTGCTTTCGCTGACACCGTTCAGGCGAATCATCCGCGATTACGGCATCGTCTGCGACAACTACTACAACGCCATCCGCACCGCCTCCGCTGCCCAGATCGAGGCGATCGACATGGGGCGGCGCGGCCTCCACAACGAGGCGGCAGATCTGCTGGCGCAGCGCCTCGAAGGCAAGGTGAGCGTCGATTTCGATACGGCGCGGCGGATTTTCACGCTGATCTTCGCCCTGCACTGGAAAGGCTGAGCGCCGTGAGCGCCGCCGACGACAAAACCCGGGTACAATCCGCCAAAGTGCAGTCCGTGCTCTTCGTCTGTGGCTACAATGCGATTCGCTCGCCCATGGCGGAGGGTCTGGCGCGGCATTATTTCGGCAAATCCGCCTATATCCAGTCCGCCGGTGTGCGCAAGGGCGAGCCGGACGGCTTCATGAGCGCGGTGATGGAGGAAATCGGCATCGATGCGAGCCGCCACAAGGCCCGTACCCTCGACGAGCTGGAGGAATGGGAGGGGCTGAATTTTGATCTGATCATCACCCTCACGCCGGAAGCCCACCACGCCGCTCTGGAACTCACCCGCACCATTGCGGCGGATGTCGAATACTGGCCGACGCCAGACCCCTCGCTCGAACAGGGTTCGCGGGAGCAGCGACTCGACGCCTATCGGAACGTCCGCGACGGGCTCTCGCAGCGTATCCGTGACACGCTCAAGGACAGGCTCGGCTCCTGAGCCACCCGTGAGAATGCGCCCATCCCGGCTGCCGCAACGGCGATGCCACGGGCGGGCTATGATCGCCGCCATGATCGGCTATGCTGGTGGCAACGCTGAAGCAATCAAGGGGAGAACAGCCCATGGACATGTCCGACACGCGCACCATCGCCGCTCCGCGCGAAGTGGTCTGGGCCGCATTGAACGATCCCGAGGTGCTCAAGGCCTCGATCCCTGGCTGCGAGGAGATCGAGAAGCATTCCGATACCGAGATGGCGGCCAAGGTGACGCTCAAGATCGGCCCGGTGAAGGCCTCGTTCAAAGGCCAGGTGACGCTCTCCGACATCGATCCGCCGAAAGGTTACACGATCAGCGGCGAGGGCACCGGCGGCGCGGCGGGCCATGCCAAGGGCTCGGCTGCGGTGCGGCTCGAGGAAGAGGGCGAGAACACGATCCTGCATTACGACGTCAAGGCGCAGGTCGGCGGCAAGATCGCCCAGCTCGGCGGGCGCCTGATCGATTCCACCGCCAAGAAACTCGCCGGCCAGTTTTTCGACAATTTCTCCAGCATTGTCGCCCCGCCACCTGAAGGCGAGGAGACGGAGGAAGCCGCCGACGGCAACAAGAAAGGCTGGTTCGGCAAGATGTTCGGCAAGAAGGGCGAGAAGGCTGAAAAAGACGTTGCCGAGGACGGTTCGCAGCCGTGAGCGCAACGCATCTGGATGTGCGCGAGGCGATCGCCGGACGCCGCTCGGTGCGCGCCTTCAGGCCGGACCCGGTGCCGCGTGAGAGGGTCGCGGAAATCCTCGCCATCGCTTCGCGCGCGCCGTCGGGGACGAACATGCAGCCCTGGCGCGTGCATGTGCTGGCCGGGGCCGCGAAGGAGGCGCTGTCGCGCGCGGTGCGTGCCGCCCATGATGCCGGCCCGGCGGGCGGGGCGGAATATCGCTATTATCCGGAGACGTTCTTCGAGCCCTATCTTTCGCGCCGTCGCAAGGTGGGCTGGGACATGTACGGCCTGATCGGCATCGAAAAGGGCGATCACGCGGCGATGCACGCCCAGCACGGCCGCAATTACGTCTTCTTTGACGCGCCTGTGGGCATGATATTCACCATCGACCGGCGCCTCGAAATCGGCTCCTGGCTGGATTACGGGATGTTCCTGCAAAATGTCTCGCTGGCCGCGCGCGGCTTCGGACTGGAAACCTGCCCGCAAGCGGCCTTCGCGCCGCATCAGGGCGTGGTGCGCGAGGCATTGAACCTGGACGAGAGCGAAGTCGTTGTCTGCGGCATGGCGCTCGGCTACGAGGATCGCGATGCGCCGATCAACGCGCTTCAAACGCAGCGCGCGGCTGTTGAGGAGTTTGCCGATTTCTCCGGCTTCGATGGCGCGTAGCAGCCGGCGCAGCAACGGATAGGGTTTCATGAAACTGTTTTCCTGCGGCGTGTGCGGCTCCACCGTGCATTTCGATTCGATCCGTTGCGAGGCCTGCGGCACGGGGCTGGGCCTTGCACCGGATATCTGTGATATCGCCATGCTTCGTGATGCTTGCGGCATGGCCGAGGATCGCCATGGCGGGCGCTGGCGGCTTTGTGCGCACAACACTCCCGATGCAGGCTGCAACTGGCTGGTGGCCGAGGCGGATGACGACCCGTGGTGCCTCTCATGCCGGCTGAACCGCGTCATCCCCAATCTCGCCAATCCGGATCATCGCCGGCTGTGGAAGCGGCTGGAGGCGGAAAAGCGCCGCTTCGTCTATTCGGCTTTGCGATTCAACCTCCCGATCACACCGCAATCGCGTGATCTGCGGGGCCTCGCCTTCGATTTCCTCGCCGACGGGCCGGGCTTTTCGGAGCGGGTCCTGACCGGCCATGCGGGTGGTGTCATCACCATCAACATCGCCGAGGCCGACCCCGTCGAACGCGAACGCATGCGCCAGGAGATGGACGAGCCCTACCGCACCATTCTCGGCCATTTCCGCCACGAATCGGGCCATTACTACTGGGACCGGCTGGTGCGGGACACGGACCTGCTGGAGCCGTATCGCGTCCTGTTCGGCGACGAGCGCGTCGGTTACGGCGCCGCGCTGCAGGCGCATTACGAGAACGGCCCGCCGGTGGATTGGGGCGAACGCTTCATCAGCACCTACGCGACCTGCCACCCCTGGGAGGACTGGGCCGAGAGCTGGAGTCATTACTTCCACATGGTCGATACGCTGGAGACCGCCTTCGCCTACGGCATGCGCCTCACGCCGCGCACCGGGCTGACGGGGGCGTTGAGCGTCGATGCCGGCCTCGACCCCTATGAGACGCGCAATTTCGATGCGCTGATGGCGCAATGGATGCCGCTGACCCTCGCCCTGAATTCGCTCTCGCGCAGCATGGGCCACGCCCATGCCTATCCCTTCGCGCTGGCGAGTCCGGTCATCGACAAACTGCGCTTCGTCCACCATGTGATTCACGGCGGCGTGTTTGCGGATGGCCGGTCCAGGCCGAGCCCGGAGATCGCGTCATCCTTTTGATGAAGGAGCATGAGGCATGAGCGAACGAGCCGAAATCGTCATCATCGGCGCCGGAACCACCGGGCTTTCGGCCCTGCGCGAGGTGCGCCGGCATACCGAGGACGTGCTCCTGATCAATGACGGGCATTGGGGCACGACCTGCGCGGCGGTCGGCTGCATGCCCTCGAAAGCGCTGATCGCGGCGGCGGATGCCTTTCACGCCCGCAAGGGTCTGTCGGAATTTGGCGTATCCGGCGCGGATGATCTCACGATCGACATCCCCGCCGTGATGCGGCGCGTGCGCCGGCTGCGCGATGATTTCGTCAAGGGGCCGCAAAGCGTGCGCGAGACGCTGGGCGAACGCGCCATTTCCGGGCGCGCCCGGCTCGCGGGTCCGCAGGAGGTGATCGTCGGCGACAGGCGCATCCGCGCCGGCAAGATCATCCTCGCACCCGGCAGCACGCCCATCGTGCCGAAGCCGTGGCGGGCATTCGGGGAGCGCATCCTCACCAGCGACACCCTGTTCGAGCAGGCGGATCTGCCGGCCCGCATCGCCGTGGTCGGGCTCGGCGCCATCGGTGTCGAACTGGCCCAGGCCCTGGCGCGGCTCGGGATCACGGTGGCGGGTTTCGATGCGCTCGACACCGTGGCGGGAATCAGCGATCCGAAAGTGCGCGACAGCGCGATCACGGCCCTGCAAAAGGATTTCGCCCTGCATCTCGGGGCGCCGGCGGAGCTTGCGGCGCATGCGGATGCGCTTCGCGTCGGGGGCGCAGGCAGCAGCTTCGAGGCCGATGCAGTGCTCGCAGCGCTCGGGCGTCGCCCACAGCTCGAGGGGCTGGGGCTCGACACGCTCGGCGTCGATCTCGACGAAAGGGGCCAGCCACCTGTCGATCCCCAAACGATGCAGATCGCCGATCTGCCGGTCTATCTTGCCGGCGACGCCAATGGCGAGCGCGCGCTCCTCCACGAGGCGGCGGATGAGGGCCATATCGCCGGGCGCCATGCGGTCGCAACGCGTGACGAGCGGCTGCGGCGCCGACCGGCCATGGCAATCACCTTCGCGGAGCCGAATATCGGGATGGTGGGTGCGCGCCATGCCGATCTCGACCCGGATACGACGCTCATCGGTGAAGTCGATTTCGCCCGGCAGGGGCGCGCCCGCGTGATGGCGGCGAATCACGGTGTCATGCGGCTCTATGCGCGCAAGAGCGACGGGCGCTTTCTCGGGGCCGAGTTCTGCGCGCCGGCGGGCGAGCACATGGCGCATCTGCTCGGCCTTGCGGCAACGCACGGGATGCGTGTCTGCGAGATGCTGGCCATGCCCTTCTACCACCCGGTCCTGGAAGAAGGCCTGCGCACTGCGCTGCGCGACCTCGACCGGCAATTGCCCGACGAGGGGCGCTCCGATCTCGCGCAATGCCCGGCATTGGGGATCGAGGCGCTCGAATGAGGCCCGGCGCGGGCCGTTGGGCCCGGGCGGCACGCGCATGCTGACGCATTCTCGCCGTGAAGTTCCGTCATGGCTGCCCGGATGGTCGTGAAAGACGCGTCGGAGCCTGAAATTTGTTGTCGAAAACCCGGCAACTCCCCTGTGCGGGTTTCGGCTGGTCGGTGAAGCGCTTGAAACGCAAGGCAGTTACCGTCTAGTCTGCCACGGCATGCGGCCAGCGACTGAATGTGTGTGCGCCACCGTCTCTGATCCGGCGGCGTGCGCACGATATGGGGTGCAAAGCGCGGTTCCATGAAAAGGTTTTCGGTAAAACGCCTGATCCTGTTACTCGCCATATTGCTGGTTGTCGGCGGTGTGACGCTCGCGCTCGCGCCGTGGACGGTCTCATCGCGCGCACTGACGGCGGATGTGGCGGAGCAGCTGCGCGAGGAGTTCGGCATCGAGCTTGATGTCGCCGGACGAACGGTCATCGCTTTTCTGCCGTTGCCGCGTCTGAAATTCGAGGGTGTCTCCCTGACCGCGCGCGATGGAACACCCCTCGCGCGGGGAGGGGAGTTGCGCGGACAGCTCGCCGTGCGGCCCCTGCTGTTTGGTCGCATTGTCCTCGACGAAGTCTCGCTGTCGAACAGCCGTGTGGATGTGAGCATCAACGTGTTCGGCGATAGTCCCTGGCACCGCCTTGCCGGCGATGTGCGGCGCCGCATTGACAACGGAAGCAGCGCGTTTTCGATTGCGCGTCTCGCGCTCAACAATGTCCAGGTCTTCTATGACGATGAGCGCGACGGGACACGTCAGGTGCTGCGCAATGTTGCGCTGGCGCTGGAATGGCCGCGTGTGCAGGGCGCCGTCGCTCTCAATGGAAGCCTGCGCATCCGCGGCGAGACGGTGAACATCGCCCTGTCCGATTTGCGTCCCGCCGCGCTTCTGGCCAACGAACACTCGCCCATCGACCTGCGTTTGAACTCACGCTTTGGCCGGCTTGCGGTAACGGGCTCGGTTTCGCCGGGGGTCGATGCGCCGTGGCTGAGTGGACGGGTCTCCTTCGAAACGCCGGCCATGCGCGATCTGCTTGTCTGGAGCGGGCATGACTTGCCGCTCGGCCCGTTGCTCGGTCCGGTTTCGCTTCAAGGTGAGGTTAGTGGCGTTGGAAGCGTCGTCTCCTGGCCTTCGCTGCAACTCGGGCTCAATGGTGGCCGTCTCGAAGGCGCTCTTTCGGCGCGTCTCGATGACGGGCGGCTTGCGATCAATGGTACGCTGGCCGCGAACACGCTGATTCTCGATGATTTTGCTGCGCCATTCCTCGAATCGGCCATGCCCTCCGGGCCATGGCGCTTCAGGCGGTATGATCTTGCGCAGACGAGTGGTGCCGATCTCGATCTGCGCCTTTCGGCCAGTGAGGCACGGCTGCGCGGCCTGCGCATGAGCGACGTCGCCATGAGCGTTCTGATCAAGGACGAGCGGATCGAGTCCGCGCTCAGCCGTGCCACGCTTCATGGCGGTACGGCCAGGGGGCGGTTCGCGCTGACACGTGTCCGGGACGGTGACGGCATCGAATTGCAGGCGCAGGGTTCCGTCGATGCGATCGATCTCGGCGCGACTTTCCGTGAAAGCGGTGGCGCGACCTGGGTGACCGGGCGGGCCGACGGTGAATTCACCCTGCAGGCGCGCGGCATTCATGCCTTCGACATGGCCCGCCGCGCGGTCGGCGAGGGGCAGGTGACGATCCATGACGGTCAATTCGTCGGCATATCCCTCGACGATGCAATACGGCGTTTCGAGAACCAGCCGCTGACTGCCTCTCGCAACCTGCGCAGTGGCATGACCCCGTTCACCGAAGCGCGCGCGGGTATTCTCGTCGAGAGCGGGCTCGGCAAGGTCGTCGATGCCGGATTCGAGGCACCATCCATTTCCGGGGTGGTGCAGGGTATCTTCTTCATCCCCGACCGGCGCCTCTCCGCCCGCGCTGCCATTCAGAGCAACGAGGCGGTTGCGGATGGCGACATGGTCTCGGCGCTTTCCTTCGACATCCAGGGCCCGTGGCACGATATCGCCATCCTCCCCGACGCCAATGCGCTGATCCAGCGCTCGGGTGCCGCGCGCCTGCTGCTCGGCCCGGCGGTGGAGGCAACGCCGATCGACCAGCTGCCGGCGCAGTGAGCGGGTTCCCCATATCGGTGTCTCACGCTATTCCTGAGACTGGACGCTCCCGTGCTTGCGGCGAATCGTATCGCCAAGCGAAAACGAAAGGCTCCCGACCATATGCACGCCGACCACCTGTTCGAGGAGGGTGAAAACTGCTGGCGGGTGGCGCAAGCGGATCGGGTCGCGTGCCTTGTTGATGGCGAGGCCTATTTCAGTGCCTTCAAGCGGGCCGCGCTCAACGCACAGGGCTCCATCCTGATCATCGGCTGGGACGTCAACAGCCGCATTACACTCGAATATCCCGACCGGGCGATGCCGGGTGTTCCCAATACGCTCGGCGAATTTCTCACCTTTCTCCTGCAGCGGCGCAAGGAACTGCGTATTCATGTGCTGAACTGGGATTCACCGCTGCTCTACAAGATCGATCGCGAATGGCTGCCGCGTCTGCGCATCGACTGGCTCAGACACCGCCGCGCCTCCTATGCCCTTGACAACCAGCATCCCGTGGGGGCGGCCCAGCATCAGAAGCTCGCGGTGATCGACGATAGGGTGGCTTTCGTCGGCGGGATCGACTTCTCCGCCGGGCGCCTCGACAACCGTGCACATGACCCGCTCGATGAAGGCCGGCGAGAGCCTGGCAGTGGCGAAATTCCGCAACCCCATCACGATATCCAGATCGCGGTATCCGGCGAAGCGGCCCGATGCATCGGCGAGATCGCCCGCGAGCGCTGGAAAATCGCCACCGGTGAGCAACGCGCAGCTCCCGCCGGGCGCGGTGATTCCGACGTGATATGGCCGGATGGGCTCAAGCCCGATTTCAGCGATCACCCCGTCGCCATCGTCCGCACCCGCCCGGCCTGGAAAGGCCTCACCGAGATGCGGCAGGTCGAGGCGCTCTATCTTTCTTCGATCGCCGCAGCGCGCGAATGGATCTATATCGAGAATCAATATGTGACATCCACCTGCATCGGCGAGGCGCTGGCGGCGCGTTTGCGCGAAGCCGGCGGGCCGGAGATCGTCATGATCCTGCCGCGCGAGCCCTCGGGCTGGATCGAGCAGACGGCGATGGGCATGAATCAGCGTCGCGTCCTCGCCCTTCTGCGCGAGGCCGATCACGCCGATCGGTTGCGCGTCTACATTCCGATGACGGGGGAGGCGGGCGACGTGCCGATCATGGTGCACGCCAAGACGATGGTGATCGATGGCACCTTTCTGCGCATCGGTTCCTCCAATCTCAACAATCGCTCGATGGGCCTCGACAGCGAATGCGACATCGCTCTCGCCGCCGAGCCGGACAGTGCGGATATGCAGCGCATGACCGGCTATCGTGATGCGCTTCTCGCAGAGCACCTGGTCTGTGAGCCCGCCGATGTCGCGGCAGCAATTGCGCGGGAGGGGACGATGGCGGCGGCGATCGAAAAGCTGCGCCCCCGGACGGGCCGCACGCTGATCGATTTTCCGCGCACACCGCCCGATCAGCTCGACGCCATCATCGGTGATGCCGGTATTCTCGACCCGACCGGAACGCCCGAGCCGGAACGGCTCGCCGACAGCCTCACGGCCGATACCCTCGCGCGCGGCCAGCTGCGCAGCGCGCTGATCGGTCTGGGGGCGACACTCGTCGCGCTGATCATCTTTGCGCTCTTCTGGCAGACGCGACCGGGAGAAGCGCTGGACGAGGCGGGTCGGCTGAGTGCGGTGGGGTTCGTCCCGTCATGGTGGGGTGGCGTGGCGCTGATGCTTGCGGGTTATCTCGTCGCCGGATTGGTCATGTTTCCACTGCTCATTCTGATTCTGGCCACGGGCCTGATCTACGGTCCCCTTGCAGGATTGTTGATCGCCACTGCCGGATCGCTTGCCTCGGCCTGCCTCGGTTACGCGAGCGGCCTTCTGATCGGTCGCTCGCGCCTGCGCAAGCTCACGCGCGGGCGGCTCGAACATGTCGGGCAGGCGTTGATGCGCAGCGGCGTGCTGTCGGTTCTGCTGATCAGGCTGATACCCGTGGCGCCATTCGGTCTCGTCAACATGACGGCGGGGGCGCGACGAATCGCCTTTGCGCCCTATCTCGCGGGGACGGTGTTGGGTCTCGCGCCCGGCGTGACCGCGATTACCCTGTTTTCCGGGCAATTGCGCGCGCTCGTTCTCGAGCCGAACCCGTTCAATATCGTGCTGTTCGTTGTCGTGCTGGCGGCGATCGCGGGGCTTGGCGGCTTCATCTGGCGTCGTTTCGCCGAGGGACTTTCGGGCCCTGCCCGTTGAGCGACAAGGGTTTCGATGTGTTCCACCGTTTTCGTGCCGCTTCGTACAACATCCATCGTACCGTCGGATCGGACAGGCGCCATGACCCGCAGCGCGTCGCGCAGGTGATCCGCGAGGTCGGCGCCCCCGTGATCGGCCTGCAGGAAGTGAACTGGCGGCCCGAGCGCGAACTCGGCGGTGAATCACAGGCCGAATTCCTCGCCCACCTTCCGGGCTACGAAGCGATTGCCGGCTCGAATCTGATCGAGCATCGCGGACATTACGGCAATATGTTGCTCACACGCTATCCGGTTCTCGCCGTGCAGCGCCATTCGATCCTCTACAGGGCCCGCGAGCCGCGTGGTGTGGTCGACGTCACCCTCGACATTGCCGGGCAGCGCGTTCGGGTGCTGGTGACACATTTCGGTCTGTCCCTGCGCGAACGACGGTTCCAGGCGAACCTGCTTGTCGAGATTATCGCGCAGGCGACGCCGGAACCGGTGTTGCTGCTTGGTGATCTCAATGACTGGATTCCAGGCAGTCCCAGCATTGCGCCGCTTCTGGCCGGCTGTGATCCGACCCGCTCGCCGGCGAGCTTTCCGTCGGGGTGGCCGCTTTTTGCGCTCGACCGGATCGTGACCTGGCGGGTCGGTTCGCCCTTGCGCGTCTACGCCCACCGCTCCACGGTGGCGCGGTGGGCGTCCGATCATCTGCCGGTCGTGGCTGAAATCGGGATCACGCGGGATCAATGATCGGCGGAACTGCTCATGTATTTGGAAATGAAGGCCGGTTCGCCCATCCGCTTGAGCAGGTTGAGCTGCAGATCAAGCCATTCGGCATGACCTTCCTCGTCGAGAACGATGCGTTCGAAAATCGCCTTGGTGCCGATGTCACCATCTTCCACCGCCTCCTGAAAGGCCTTGGTGTAGAAAGCGATGGCGTTGTTTTCTTCCTTCAGATCGGAGGTGAAGAGGGCCTCCAGCGACTCGGCGCGTTTGGGTGCCTTTTGCTCGGAGACGACGGGCTCCCCCTGCAGATAGAGGATGCGTTCGATGAACACGCTGGCATGGCCGAGCTCCTCCTGCATTTCCTCACGCATCTTCGCGCCGAGCTTGTCGAGCCCCCAGTCATCAAGCACATGGGCGTGCAGCAGATACTGGTGCACGGCGGTGAGTTCCATCGAAAGGGCTTTTTGCAGGTTCTTCAGGCTGCGTTCTTTATTCGTCATGATTTCCTCTTCATTGTGGCTCCAGGGCGTCAAGCCGAGGCCGGAAAGGGCACCGTCCGCGTGATCGGGCAGCTGATCAGAACATCACCTGCCATGATCGTCGGTCGGAGAACGCATTCTTTCGCGAAAGGTTTCATGGGCGGCGGCGCTCGCGACGTTGCGTCTGAGCGCACATTCGGTCACCAAGGCGTAACGTGACCCGGTGATGATTGAAGAGACGGAGGCAGGGCAGCCTTGGCTGAAGCAGAGGACACGAACCGCAAGCTTCTCATCGACCCCCGCGAGGGTGATGTCGAGGACGATGCCGCGAGCCCGCGCGACCGCTCGCTCCTGATCATGGCCGGCGCGATGCTGGTGGAGATCAATTTCCTCAAGCTGTCGCTCGCGATCGTCCTGATGATCATCGTACCCGCGATCGTGCTCGGGCTGGCACCGCTTGTGGTAACGGGCTGGTATGCACAGGTCTCGCGCAGCTTTACCACTCTCACCACTGGCCTCCTGCCCGCACTCGCCACTCTGGTGATCGTCGGGCTTGCCGCATGGTATGGCGGCAAACCGCTGTTTCGTACCGCCGAGCGCAGCTTCTGGTCGCTGATCTCGCTGGTCGTGCAGCCGGGCTACGCCTTCTTCCGCGAGGCGCTTCGCCATCTGGGTGAGCGGGTGATCCCTTATGGCATGGCGCCGCGCACGCGTCGCACCTTCAGCGCGATTGCCACCGCCGTTGCCGGCCTTGCTCTCAGCGCGATCGCGCTCTGGCTGGCCTGGCTGGCCTGGCCGGAGACGCGCTGGGTGGGAAGCGTCTCGGATCTGCGCGTCCCCCAGCGTCTGATCGTGCCGACTCTGGCCAACAGCGCGGTTCTGATCGGCCTCTTTCTGGGCGTTGCCGCGCTGGTCTGGAGCCTTGCCGATGCGACCATGGACCAGCCGCGCGATTATGAAGATTTCGATCTGCAGGAGCCGGGCAGGCCGATATGGCGTGTGGCGCAGCTCTCCGATCTGCATGCGGTCGGCAGCGCCTTCGAATTCCGTATCGAGGCCGGTCGGCGCGGCCCGCGCGGGAACGGCAAGATCGAAGCGGCGCTTGCGGCGTTGTCGCGGGCACATGCGCAGAACCCGCTCGATATCGTGCTGATGAGCGGTGACATGACCGATTGCGGCCGCTCGACGGAATGGGCCGAGTTCTCCGCCATCCTCAACCGCTATCCGGACTTGCGTGAGCGCTGCCTGATGCTGCCGGGCAATCACGATCTCAACGTGGTCGATCGCTCGAATCCGGCGCGGCTGGAACTGCCGCTGAGCATCGGCAAGAACCTGCGCCAGATGCGCGCGCTTTCGGCCATGGCTGCGGTGCAGGGCGAGCGTGTTCTGGTGATGGATCATCGCGCCGGGCGGTTCGCGCGGACGCTCGACACGGCGCTTGCGCCGCATCGTGAGACGATCACCGCCTTCGCCGATACCGGAAACTTCCGGGCCTCGCTGCAGGTTTCGCGGATCTGGGACGAGGTCTTTCCCATGATCGTGCCACCGCGCCCGGATGACGGGCTCGGCGTGATTCTGCTCAATTCCAATGCCGAGGCGAATTTCTCCTTCACCAACGCGCTCGGGCTGGTGCCGTCCGAGCAGATGCGCGATCTCACCATTGCCACGCGCCAGTTCCCCCATGCGCGCTGGCTGATCGCGCTGCATCACCACCTCATCGAATATCCCAAGCCCGTCTCCGCCTTCGCGGCGCGGATCGGGACCGCTCTGATCAACGGCAGCGCCTTCGTACGCAAGATCAAGCCGCTCGGGCGGCGCGCCATCGCGATGCACGGGCATCGCCATATCGATTGGGTCGGTGCCTGTGGCGCGACCCGCATCATCTCGGCGCCTTCGCCGGTCATGAGCCCGATGGCGCAACCCTATTTCTACATCCA includes the following:
- a CDS encoding metallophosphoesterase family protein, with amino-acid sequence MAEAEDTNRKLLIDPREGDVEDDAASPRDRSLLIMAGAMLVEINFLKLSLAIVLMIIVPAIVLGLAPLVVTGWYAQVSRSFTTLTTGLLPALATLVIVGLAAWYGGKPLFRTAERSFWSLISLVVQPGYAFFREALRHLGERVIPYGMAPRTRRTFSAIATAVAGLALSAIALWLAWLAWPETRWVGSVSDLRVPQRLIVPTLANSAVLIGLFLGVAALVWSLADATMDQPRDYEDFDLQEPGRPIWRVAQLSDLHAVGSAFEFRIEAGRRGPRGNGKIEAALAALSRAHAQNPLDIVLMSGDMTDCGRSTEWAEFSAILNRYPDLRERCLMLPGNHDLNVVDRSNPARLELPLSIGKNLRQMRALSAMAAVQGERVLVMDHRAGRFARTLDTALAPHRETITAFADTGNFRASLQVSRIWDEVFPMIVPPRPDDGLGVILLNSNAEANFSFTNALGLVPSEQMRDLTIATRQFPHARWLIALHHHLIEYPKPVSAFAARIGTALINGSAFVRKIKPLGRRAIAMHGHRHIDWVGACGATRIISAPSPVMSPMAQPYFYIHRFAAGADGDLDLLLPERVSLGEEAQPPAMAVS